The sequence AAATAGATTCAACAATACGATTACAACAGAACAAATACCTGTAATTGGCCATAGATATTCCATTAGAATCACCTCCATTATATTAACTTCATTCTATCATGTAACCAAAAGTAAAAACAAACAGTTTCATACTGTTTGTTTTTATACATGTTTATCTATTTACGGCGCTTTTTAGAACCTTTTAATACAAACAGACTGCCAAGTCCTATTACGAGATAAGGCGTCTTCAACGCGGCTATACCCGTGTTTGGTAAGGTTGGAGTTGGCTTATCAGATTCTTTTGGGGTTTCCCTTGGATTATCTTTTGGTGTTTCTTTTGGTGTTTCTTTTGGATCTTCTTCATATGGTTTATTCGGCTTATCTTCTGGAGGTATAACGCCGGTACGAACTGCTACTTTTAGCGGTTCAATGGCTGGATGACCATTAATTGCGACCGCAAATGAATTCCACGCTGTTAAGTTTGGTTGATTCATTAGTTCTTGTTTAACCACATCCGGATAGGTCATTTCAGATTGGAATGCGAACTCAAAATCTTGAAGTTCCGAAAGTTCTTTTTGATCTTTCAATTCAATTTTGAAACTTTTAATCGTCTGCCATTCCATCACATCCGAAGCCGTGATCCAATTTGGATCAGTAGTATCTTTATCCTCTATTGTGTCAAAGCCTTCAGTTGTGAGGACGCGATTCAGATCTCCACGACTTGGATTGTTAGACGTACTATAAAATACATCAAACAGTGTTTCATCAACCCCTATCGGACCAGTTAGACTTACATCAAATTCACTATTACGTTGTGTGAAGTCTGTAATGCCACGATCACCAATATTAGGTAGAATATCCATCAATACAAATTCTTGTATCGCTTTTCCCGTACGATTTGAGAGTTGTAATTTATAATCAATCTTATCGTCTAACTCGATAAATGCTTGCATATCATAGAGTGCATCGTTTTCATTCTTTACCCATTTCTTAATTTTAAGTTGATAGTCTGAAATCATCTGATAATGATTTTGACTTTGAAGCATTTTTTTAGATTCAAAAGTACTTTGTGTTGTATATCCATCATAATCAATTAAAAGGGTATCTTGGATTGTTGGATTTGAAACGGAAAGTGTTTCAAATGTATCATTAGCTTCAAGTAAGGTAAATATTTTAAGATTAAGGTCTTGATATGTCCCCGAGATATCCACATCAAAAACTTGGCTTGTGGATTCATAAGGTGCAAGTTGTGCTAGGTCCCACACGATATGATAGACATCATGATTTCCACGACGCTGATCAAGTCGTTCGATCGATTTAATATTACCTTGTGGGCTAAGATCTTTAAATTGAACACTTCTGGGTACATAAATAATCGAATGCACATTATCTTTAACTGCACCAACTGAAGAGGGTTCATTCACAATTTCAACTTTTAGTTTATTTGAACCTTTGTATATTTGACCTTTATATTGATCAATAAGTTCAATGGAATTGGTTACAGTTGGATGGTATGCTTCTTGATTTTTAGTTACATTGGCCCAACGTGGTGCAGCAAGAAAGTGAAATCCTTCAAACCAGGCATTTACACGACCATCTGGGAAAGTAATGGTATAATCATTTTCTGCATTTTCCTTAAAATCATAGAGTTCACGAACGACATCATTACTGATTCCATAACGAAACGCTGTATCAATATCCATCTCATTTTTAAGCTCTGTAATGTTGTCTTTCGAATCCTGCCGCCATGTGTCCTTAATCGTAAAGGTATAGGTAGGCATGCGTGAAAGTCCATTATGTTCTTGAGGTAAAGGTTCATCAATCATCATTCCAGGAACTGTTGTTTGGAAATCATATTGTACTTTAGAGATTTGAGTTGTTTCGGATAAATTCTTTTGTTTTAATATTTCTTCACGTGAAATGATTTGATCATGTTCTAAATCTTTAAATGTTGCGATAATTTGATTGTTATCATCATAAACATGAGCATGGAGAATGGGTTGTTCATGAAGAGGTGTTGCATCCCCATAATCTGTAGTTGGACGATAATCAAAGCGTCCTGGGGCTTTAAACGACTCAAGACGTAAATGCTTATTAATGTAGTAGTTCCACTTATATTCCACATAACGATCGTCTGCACCATGTTCTAATGCAGTCATTTGATGTGCATAGGTTAATGTTGCCCAAGGATAGACGGTTGGACGTTTATTTAGTGCTTCAAAATCAGTAGAATGGTTGCCGAACGGATCAATAGGACTAAAATGTCCTGGAACGTACCAGTTACCGTCAACTTCTGGTGTTTCACTCTCAGAAGGATAGAGCGTCGTTCCCGCATAACCTTGATCTTCTAGCACAACACCATCTACATTAATAAATTTAAGACGTGATGTAACTCCAACTCCAGAAACAGGGTCATCTAAAGATCCTGGTTTTGCTTGATAGTTCACTTTAAATTCTTGATGGAATAGGGTCGAATCAAATTGATCTTGTTGATCGTAACTTGGAGCATCAAAATACCATGTAAGTGTACGGGCATCGTAGTCAACGAAATCAGGATTCGGGCCCGAAATCATACCCTTATAATCCAAGGATTCGTGATACGTTTCAGAAATCGAAATCTGTGTTCCTTCTTTAATATATAGTTGGCCTTGAGATTGACGATCAATTTGCGCTTTAGTAACCCAGACACTTTCCATTCCAGGACTTAAGCCGAGGGATCCTTGATGTTTA is a genomic window of Erysipelothrix amsterdamensis containing:
- a CDS encoding peptidase, with the protein product MKKKLMIALSSFLFILSIIPLNASYEAFNLESYAQMTYDSFNTGAKNSIELKLKATGAHTTFTNLKVEVLMPQFVQIDITSIKNILGEPYNVTRDKQGLLITRDVFESGTYLELPLVFTVPNGITKTTENLYFDIKVSTDQRSNPTLNLNTKVQASSPLKISKAYDGLKNSKHQGSLGLSPGMESVWVTKAQIDRQSQGQLYIKEGTQISISETYHESLDYKGMISGPNPDFVDYDARTLTWYFDAPSYDQQDQFDSTLFHQEFKVNYQAKPGSLDDPVSGVGVTSRLKFINVDGVVLEDQGYAGTTLYPSESETPEVDGNWYVPGHFSPIDPFGNHSTDFEALNKRPTVYPWATLTYAHQMTALEHGADDRYVEYKWNYYINKHLRLESFKAPGRFDYRPTTDYGDATPLHEQPILHAHVYDDNNQIIATFKDLEHDQIISREEILKQKNLSETTQISKVQYDFQTTVPGMMIDEPLPQEHNGLSRMPTYTFTIKDTWRQDSKDNITELKNEMDIDTAFRYGISNDVVRELYDFKENAENDYTITFPDGRVNAWFEGFHFLAAPRWANVTKNQEAYHPTVTNSIELIDQYKGQIYKGSNKLKVEIVNEPSSVGAVKDNVHSIIYVPRSVQFKDLSPQGNIKSIERLDQRRGNHDVYHIVWDLAQLAPYESTSQVFDVDISGTYQDLNLKIFTLLEANDTFETLSVSNPTIQDTLLIDYDGYTTQSTFESKKMLQSQNHYQMISDYQLKIKKWVKNENDALYDMQAFIELDDKIDYKLQLSNRTGKAIQEFVLMDILPNIGDRGITDFTQRNSEFDVSLTGPIGVDETLFDVFYSTSNNPSRGDLNRVLTTEGFDTIEDKDTTDPNWITASDVMEWQTIKSFKIELKDQKELSELQDFEFAFQSEMTYPDVVKQELMNQPNLTAWNSFAVAINGHPAIEPLKVAVRTGVIPPEDKPNKPYEEDPKETPKETPKDNPRETPKESDKPTPTLPNTGIAALKTPYLVIGLGSLFVLKGSKKRRK